From Bactrocera oleae isolate idBacOlea1 chromosome 4, idBacOlea1, whole genome shotgun sequence:
caaaatttttaaatttgaaattatttatttttaacatatattttattttacatactttTACAGTTAGTTACAAATGTAAAGTTAACCTAAACTGATTATTACGCTTTTCCTCGCTTTATATAATaggaaacaaaatataaactGTTAAAGCTATACCAaacagtatatatgtacatatacaaattcGCTTAAGAATTTAATAAGCATCATTATATAGGTCATTTCGCGGGGCATCAGATCATAGACGTATTCTTCACGTACATACATCACATGTCGCTGGAATTCAACTTTGGGctgaatttaatttgtttgggGGAATGGGTTCCCATTTGTGGCCCAGCAAAGAATTAATTTCCTTTAAATACAAATCAAAATGTATAATCCGCAAACGATGAATAATGcgcaacaaattaaaaaaaggaatttaCCGGTATTAATGAGTTCATTTTTGCTTAACAACGGTATATGATAATATACAAACTAGCATTACAATTTTCACTAAATTTTCACAACGACAAGCTATCGTTAAGAAATCTTGACTGGAGCGTATGTAGAAGTCCCTCACATTTTTAGTGTTTGTATGCCtggaaataaaataagttttcattacaaaaaattattattttagttattcaACTTGCTATATTTGACTGACATTCAATAAATCTGCGTTGATTGTTATGctagaaaagaaaacaaaaaaatggagAATTAGAGTAGAAATTtatcaaattacaaaaaattttgtcgACTTACCTCTGCATCTTAAAAACGCAAATGACTTTTCCGTATGACATTTTTcacttgtattttattttccctttttgtgatttttctaTTGGCACTAATGACAAATATGTACGTTTTCTCATTCGCAATCATTCAATAAGATTAAGACATGAGAGTTTTGTTAGTTTGGGAAACTCGAAATTacattaaaacaagaaaaaacgttaacttcggttgctataatacccttcacaaaaacaatggccccttacaaaaacttgattccgaacgttcaatttgtatggcagctatatgatatagtgatctgatctaaccaatttctgtggagaataatttgttgcttaagcaataactcgtgcctaatttcgtgaagatacctcgtcaaataaaaaaatgttgcattcaagcactttactccgatcgttcagttaatatggcagctatatgctatagtcatccgatccatacaatttcttcggagattagattaatgctttaaataataatacatgccaaatttcgtaaagatacctcgtcaaatgaaaaagctatatgctatagtcatccgatctgaataatttcttcggagattacattgttgccttaactaataatccgtgccaaatttcgtgaagatacctcgtcaaatgaaagagtttcccatacaaacacttgattccgattgttcagtttgtattgtagctatatgctatagtggtccgatatcggccgttccgacaaattagcagcttcttggggagaaaaagaagtgttcaaaatttcagatcgatatctcaaaaactgagggactagttcgcgtatatacagacggacagacggacggacggacatggctaaatcaactcagctcgtcacggtgatcatttatatgtatactttatatggtctccgacgtttccttctgggtgttacaaacttcgtggcaaaattaatataccctgttcagggtataaaggtATATGGCAAAAATGTGCGTTGGTGTTGATGCttgaataaaaaatgtgttattgCGTTGAAACTTCGGGGGAAAATGGTTAGCCATGGTTGGCAGGGATGTTTGTAAATTTATCTACatccaacatatgtatgtaaatatgtaaactcACTGTTTTGTGCGAAATTGCCGTTGCCACGGAAatccaatggccgaagctcacgttttttgttttcatgtaaaATGCTGGAAATAGTCAACGACTTtccgcccttccgtacttatCGCACGTTTCAAACCAAATTTGCCAAAAGTTATGACCGTAGTGGCAACGtaaaaatcagttgttctcttttgtttgcatttgaCCAATATTGCCaatgttctatttgtatacacaatttttcacacatttagttttttagttataatttagaAAGCGAtctaatgtaaaagctcaaaacttaaatccaactattaaaaatagtctagctatttataaataaatttattcgactgtgattttgagttagtttaagaatatttcaaatatattcatgcTGATTTTTTAACTACTACAAAATATTCGCTGTTCTACAATCATAAAAAGTTCTATAGCATCGTTTTGATGGCAACATCTAATGCGAAATATATGTTCACATCAGTTAGTATTGGCAGTTATGGAAGTCAAAGTGATGGAGGTACAGtctataaaattgtttaatgtaCGAGTGTACTGAGCCTTCAttactatttatatacacatttttcaaGTTACTCCATTTGGTCATGCGTTAATGGAAAACTATCTGCCTTTGCCACCTCCTGTGCCATTGTCTGACGTGTCACCAGAACCTTTTCGACACTTTTTCGTTGGAGATGCTGCATTCCTGTTAAGAAGTGATTTAATGTGCCCTTATTAAATGATCTAACAAACACTAAGCGCATTTTTAACTATCGGCTGTCACGCGCTCGTAGAGTTATAGATGCGTTTGGAATATTGACTGTTCgatggaaaattttgaaaacaacaattttgtaatccagaaaattctaaaaaaatagtGTTGGTTTGCATAactttgtataattttataatgttaAACGATCACAATCGTCGGTACTGTCCGGAAAACTATGTAGATCGAGTAGAAGGAGATAGAATCGCTCATGTCGGTGAATGACGTAGAGAGGATGAAAATTACGACTCTTTCCGTATGCGTTTAACTTACGAGACAGCCTCGCTACCAATTTTATCAAAGTAGGATCTTTACCATACCAGAACAACATAGACATTGTCATGGGCGGaccatatgtataatattaaaaaattactaaaaatttaatgaattcttgaatttataaatataattttttttttttaatttaaaacataaatatcacatatgtttatatagtgtctattaaataaaaaataataatcaagacgtaaataattaaattaacttaatctctattaacaaatattaaaaattaaatcaagtAACTTGAAAACAAACACATTGACTATTAATTTGTTTGCGTTTGTGAGAGCATTAGCGCAGAACCGATTGCGAATGTAGTGAGACTCGAGGTGGTGACTCTACTATATGTGGCTTTAAAAACTGCATCGCTTCCATTAAGTGCCACTGCTTATAAAACTCCGCTTCGCAGCCTGATGGTACTTTAGCCTTTCTAACTTCCCTACCGAATCGATCGCGAAGCGCTAGCCATCTTCTTTGGCAAACCTCTcctttacaaaaataatttatttttttattatgcaaaCTCGTAAACAACAAATCCAAACTTACCACTTGTGTTCATCTCCTTCCTTCCTTCTTCGGCAAAAATCTATAATAGATACTACTTTTGTCATAAAGCTCCCTTCGAGCTTCcactaaatatattaatttttcgtcgtccatattatttttaattattctatttgatttattttgacGTTTCCTTTCAAttgaccaatgttgccattgcccaatatgtatacacgatttttcacacatttagtttttaagttataatttttcataatgttaaacattaaaactaaaatccaattattaaaaatagtcttttataaataaatgtattcgactatgatattgagttagtttaagaatatttcaatattttcaatttttttttcattactatGAAATACCGATACTGGCAACCGTAAGATAtgttgtatcagctgattcaGTCCACGGTtctgcgtcggtgactgtttgagctatTACGTGTGTACGTGAGCAGGTAACCCTTTTTCACTCATTCAGCAGTGTCATACAAAAAACCTACATATAGCAGAACTGCTTTAATTTTCCCGATTGTCAGATGACGCAAGGTTGCATTTTGGTATCCAATtcttaaaaattcttaaaatttcaaacaaaatttttaaatttgaaattatttatttttaacatatattttattttacatactttTACAGTTAGTTACAAATGTAAAGTTAACCTAAACTGATTATTACGCTTTTCCTCGCTTTATATAATaggaaacaaaatataaactGTTAAAGCTATACCAaacagtatatatgtacatatacaaattcGCTTAAGAATTTAATAAGCATCATTATATAGGTCATTTCGCGGGGCATCAGATCATAGACGTATTCTTCACGTACATACATCATATGTCGCTGGAATTCAACTTTGGGctgaatttaatttgtttgggGGAATGGGTTCCCATTTGTGGCCCAGCAAAGAATTAATTTCCTTTAAATACAAATCAAAATGTATAATCCGCAAACGATGAATAATGcgcaacaaattaaaaaaaaggaatttacCGGTATTAATGAGTTCATTTTTGCTTAACAACGGTATATGATAATATACAAACTAGCATTACAATTTTCACTAAATTTTCACAACGACAAGCTATCGTTAAGAAATCTTGACTGGAGCGTATGTAGAAGTCCCTCACATTTTTAGTGTTTGTATGCCtggaaataaaataagttttcattacaaaaaattattattttagttattcaACTTGCTATATTTGACTGACATTCAATAAATCTGCGTTGATTGTTATGctagaaaagaaaacaaaaaaatggagAATTAGAGTAGAAATTtatcaaattacaaaaaattttgtcgACTTACCTCTGCATCTTAAAAACGCAAATGACTTTTCCGTATGACATTTTTcacttgtattttattttccctttttgtgatttttctaTTGGCACTAATGACAAATATGTACGTTTTCTCATTCGCAATCATTCAATAAGATTAAGACATGAGAGTTTTGTTAGTTTGGGAAACTCGAAATTacattaaaacaagaaaaaacgttaacttcggttgctataatacccttcacaaaaacaatggccccttacaaaaacttgattccgaacgttcaatttgtatggcagctatatgatatagtgatctgatctaaccaatttctgtggagaataatttgttgcttaagcaataactcgtgcctaatttcgtgaagatacctcgtcaaataaaaaaatgttgcattcaagcactttactccgatcgttcagttaatatggcagctatatgctatagtcatccgatccatacaatttcttcggagattagattaatgctttaaataataatacatgccaaatttcgtaaagatacctcgtcaaatgaaaaagttttccatacaagcacttcattccgattgttcagtttgtatagcagctatatgctatagtcatccgatctgaataatttcttcggagattacattgttgccttaactaataatccgtgccaaatttcgtgaagatacctcgtcaaatgaaagagtttcccatacaaacacttgattccgattgttcagtttgtattgtagctatatgctatagtggtccgatatcggccgttccgacaaattagcagcttcttggggagaaaaagaagtgttcaaaatttcagatcgatatctcaaaaactgagggactagttcgcgtatatacagacggacagacggacggacggacatggctaaatcaactcagctcgtcacggtgatcatttatatgtatactttatatggtctccgacgtttccttctgggtgttacaaacttcgtggcaaaattaatataccctgttcagggtataaaggtATATGGCAAAAATGTGCGTTGGTGTTGATGCttgaataaaaaatgtgttattgCGTTGAAACTTCGGGGGAAAATGGTTAGCCATGGTTGGCAGGGATGTTTGTAAATTTATCTACatccaacatatgtatgtaaatatgtaaactcACTGTTTTGTGCGAAATTGCCGTTGCCACGGAAatccaatggccgaagctcacgttttttgttttcatgtaaaATGCTGGAAATAGTCAACGACTTtccgcccttccgtacttatCGCACGTTTCAAACCAAATTTGCCAAAAGTTATGACCGTAGTGGCAACGtaaaaatcagttgttctcttttgtttgcatttgaCCAATATTGCCaatgttctatttgtatacacaatttttcacacatttagttttttagttataatttagaAAGCGAtctaatgtaaaagctcaaaacttaaatccaactattaaaaatagtctagctatttataaataaatttattcgactgtgattttgagttagtttaagaatatttcaaatatattcatgcTGATTTTTTAACTACTACAAAATATTCGCTGTTCTACAATCATAAAAAGTTCTATAGCATCGTTTTGATGGCAACATCTAATGCGAAATATATGTTCACATCAGTTAGTATTGGCAGTTATGGAAGTCAAAGTGATGGAGGTACAGtctataaaattgtttaatgtaCGAGTGTACTGAGCCTTCAttactatttatatacacatttttcaaGTTACTCCATTTGGTCATGCGTTAATGGAAAACTATCTGCCTTTGCCACCTCCTGTGCCATTGTCTGACGTGTCACCAGAACCTTTTCGACACTTTTTCGTTGGAGATGCTGCATTCCTGTTAAGAAGTGATTTAATGTGCCCTTATTAAATGATCTAACAAACACTAAGCGCATTTTTAACTATCGGCTGTCACGCGCTCGTAGAGTTATAGATGCGTTTGGAATATTGACTGTTCgatggaaaattttgaaaacaacaattttgtaatccagaaaattctaaaaaaatagtGTTGGTTTGCATAactttgtataattttataatgttaAACGATCACAATCGTCGGTACTGTCCGGAAAACTATGTAGATCGAGTAGAAGGAGATAGAATCGCTCATGTCGGTGAATGACGTAGAGAGGATGAAAATTACGACTCTTTCCGTATGCGTTTAACTTACGAGACAGCCTCGCTACCAATTTTATCAAAGTAGGATCTTTACCATACCAGAACAACATAGACATTGTCATGGGCGGaccatatgtataatattaaaaaattactaaaaatttaatgaattcttgaatttataaatataattttttttttttaatttaaaacataaatatcacatatgtttatatagtgtctattaaataaaaaataataatcaagacgtaaataattaaattaacttaatctctattaacaaatattaaaaattaaatcaagtAACTTGAAAACAAACACATTGACTATTAATTTGTTTGCGTTTGTGAGAGCATTAGCGCAGAACCGATTGCGAATGTAGTGAGACTCGAGGTGGTGACTCTACTATATGTGGCTTTAAAAACTGCATCGCTTCCATTAAGTGCCACTGCTTATAAAACTCCGCTTCGCAGCCTGATGGTACTTTAGCCTTTCTAACTTCCCTACCGAATCGATCGCGAAGCGCTAGCCATCTTCTTTGGCAAACCTCTcctttacaaaaataatttatttttttattatgcaaaCTCGTAAACAACAAATCCAAACTTACCACTTGTGTTCATCTCCTTCCTTCCTTCTTCGGCAAAAATCTATAATAGATACTACTTTTGTCATAAAGCTCCCTTCGAGCTTCcactaaatatattaatttttcgtcgtccatattatttttaattattctatttgatttattttgacGTTTCCTTTCAAttgaccaatgttgccattgcccaatatgtatacacgatttttcacacatttagtttttaagttataatttttcataatgttaaacattaaaactaaaatccaattattaaaaatagtcttttataaataaatgtattcgactatgatattgagttagtttaagaatatttcaatattttcaatttttttttcattactatGAAATACCGATACTGGCAACCGTAAGATAtgttgtatcagctgattcaGTCCACGGTtctgcgtcggtgactgtttgagctatTACGTGTGTACGTGAGCAGGTAACCCTTTTTCACTCATTCAGCAGTGTCATACAAAAAACCTACATATAGCAGAACTGCTTTAATTTTCCCGATTGTCAGATGACGCAAGGTTGCATTTTGGTATCCAATtcttaaaaattcttaaaatttcaaacaaaatttttaaatttgaaattatttatttttaacatatattttattttacatactttTACAGTTAGTTACAAATGTAAAGTTAACCTAAACTGATTATTACGCTTTTCCTCGCTTTATATAATaggaaacaaaatataaactGTTAAAGCTATACCAaacagtatatatgtacatatacaaattcGCTTAAGAATTTAATAAGCATCATTATATAGGTCATTTCGCGGGGCATCAGATCATAGACGTATTCTTCACGTACATACATCATATGTCGCTGGAATTCAACTTTGGGctgaatttaatttgtttgggGGAATGGGTTCCCATTTGTGGCCCAGCAAAGAATTAATTTCCTTTAAATACAAATCAAAATGTATAATCCGCAAACGATGAATAATGcgcaacaaattaaaaaaaaggaatttacCGGTATTAATGAGTTCATTTTTGCTTAACAACGGTATATGATAATATACAAACTAGCATTACAATTTTCACTAAATTTTCACAACGACAAGCTATCGTTAAGAAATCTTGACTGGAGCGTATGTAGAAGTCCCTCACATTTTTAGTGTTTGTATGCCtggaaataaaataagttttcattacaaaaaattattattttagttattcaACTTGCTATATTTGACTGACATTCAATAAATCTGCGTTGATTGTTATGctagaaaagaaaacaaaaaaatggagAATTAGAGTAGAAATTtatcaaattacaaaaaattttgtcgACTTACCTCTGCATCTTAAAAACGCAAATGACTTTTCCGTATGACATTTTTcacttgtattttattttccctttttgtgatttttctaTTGGCACTAATGACAAATATGTACGTTTTCTCATTCGCAATCATTCAATAAGATTAAGACATGAGAGTTTTGTTAGTTTGGGAAACTCGAAATTacattaaaacaagaaaaaacgttaacttcggttgctataatacccttcacaaaaacaatggccccttacaaaaacttgattccgaacgttcaatttgtatggcagctatatgatatagtgatctgatctaaccaatttctgtggagaataatttgttgcttaagcaataactcgtgcctaatttcgtgaagatacctcgtcaaataaaaaaatgttgcattcaagcactttactccgatcgttcagttaatatggcagctatatgctatagtcatccgatccatacaatttcttcggagattagattaatgctttaaataataatacatgccaaatttcgtaaagatacctcgtcaaatgaaaaagttttccatacaagcacttcattccgattgttcagtttgtatagcagctatatgctatagtcatccgatctgaataatttcttcggagattacattgttgccttaactaataatccgtgccaaatttcgtgaagatacctcgtcaaatgaaagagtttcccatacaaacacttgattccgattgttcagtttgtattgtagctatatgctatagtggtccgatatcggccgttccgacaaattagcagcttcttggggagaaaaagaagtgttcaaaatttcagatcgatatctcaaaaactgagggactagttcgcgtatatacagacggacagacggacggacggacatggctaaatcaactcagctcgtcacggtgatcatttatatgtatactttatatggtctccgacgtttccttctgggtgttacaaacttcgtggcaaaattaatataccctgttcagggtataaaggtATATGGCAAAAATGTGCGTTGGTGTTGATGCttgaataaaaaatgtgttattgCGTTGAAACTTCGGGGGAAAATGGTTAGCCATGGTTGGCAGGGATGTTTGTAAATTTATCTACatccaacatatgtatgtaaatatgtaaactcACTGTTTTGTGCGAAATTGCCGTTGCCACGGAAatccaatggccgaagctcacgttttttgttttcatgtaaaATGCTGGAAATAGTCAACGACTTtccgcccttccgtacttatCGCACGTTTCAAACCAATTTGCCAAAAGTTATGACCGTAGTGGCAACGtaaaaatcagttgttctcttttgtttgcatttgaCCAATATTGCCaatgttctatttgtatacacaatttttcacacatttagttttttagttataatttagaAAGCGAtctaatgtaaaagctcaaaacttaaatccaactattaaaaatagtctagctatt
This genomic window contains:
- the LOC138857049 gene encoding uncharacterized protein; translated protein: MNTSGEVCQRRWLALRDRFGREVRKAKVPSGCEAEFYKQWHLMEAMQFLKPHIVESPPRVSLHSQSVLRVCQRRWLALRDRFGREVRKAKVPSGCEAEFYKQWHLMEAMQFLKPHIVESPPRVSLHSQSVLR